The Nycticebus coucang isolate mNycCou1 chromosome 10, mNycCou1.pri, whole genome shotgun sequence sequence tttctttccttctttcttatttcttttggtagagatgggatctcactcttggtcaatctggtctcaaactcctgagctcaagcaatccacctgccttggcctcccagcatgctatgattacaggtgtgaaccactgcacccagcctcatttatcattcattctttattgagcccctactgtgtgtcaggcactgttatAGGGCATCTAGAGATGCAGCATTGAGCAAAACAGACAAATCCCTGGTCTTGTGGGACTGACATCCTAGTCGCAGAGAGAAGCAATGAACtcgataaaaatgtaaaatagacgTGATGTGAAATGGTATTAAGAACAATGGCAAGAAGTAGAGGGTGTGGAGGGGATGAAAAAGGGGGGCTTCCTCCACTTTGACAGGATGGTCAGGGAGGCATAACTGagaaggtgaatttttttttttttttttactagttttTTCCCCCTGTCCTTCTCTTTCAACAGAGAAGCTGAAGTTTGAGTAAAGacctgaaggaggtgagggagggaccATAGGGACACGTGGGGGGACAAGCACTCCAGTGCAAGAATGTGTCTGGCACATGCAAGAGGAGGCCGGCAGGAACTGTAAGAGGGTGAGTGAGGGCAGAGTAGGAGAACGAGAGGCGGGGAGGTGACAGGGGAAAATTGTTAGAGCCTCGTGGGCCCCACTGAGAACATCATCTTTTATCAAAGGATGTGGATGTGAGCAGGGAAGGGATGTGACCCGGCTCAGGCAGCCATCGGATCCCTTTGAGTACATGTGAGGGACAGACCAGATTTGGGAGCAGCAGGGAGGACGTCCCTGCATTAGTCTAGGTGGGAGATGATAGAGGATCAGGGTGAGGCTGGTGGGGACAGATTCTGTGTCTGTTTAGAAGGTGGAGCCAACAAGATTTGCTGATGGACAAGGTGTAGGGTGAGAGAACAAAGAGCGGTCTTGCCCCTCATAGGTATGGGTTCTAGTGGAGAGCaatggaggcagagagaggcacACACAAACCTGGCAGAGATAGAGACATAAACAAGAGAAAGAATCAAGTACAGGCAGAGTATAAAGACAGGTGCAGAAAGATACCAGGTGAGCCCCTGACTGGCTGTCCCTGCAGCTCAACCTGTCCTCTCACCCTCTTCTCCATTCCCAACAGGTGATTGACTTTGGCTCCGCCAGCATCTTCAGTGAGGTGCGCTATGTGAAGGAGCCTTACATCCAGTCGCGTTTCTACCGGGCCCCCGAGATCCTGCTTGGGCTGCCCTTCTGTGAGAAGGTGGATGTGTGGTCCTTGGGCTGCGTCATGGCCGAGCTGCACCTGGGCTGGCCCCTCTACCCGGGCAACAATGAGTATGACCAGGTTCGCTATATCTGTGAGACCCAGGGCCTGCCCAAGCCACATCTGCTGCATGCTGCCCGCAAGGCCCACCACTTCTTCAAGCGCAACCCCCACCCTGACGCCACCAACCTTTGGCAGCTCAAGTCCTCAGCTGACTACCTGGCTGAGACCAAGGTAGGAGGGCAGATGGGATGAGGGCAGTTAATGTTGGGCTGCTATATCAAGAAAAATCtaagctggacacagtggcttgcacccgtaatcctagcacactgggaggccaaggcaggaggatcacttgagcataggatttcaagaccagcctaagtaagagtgagaccccatctctactaaaaataaaaaactagccaagtgtggtggtgtaCGGCTCTACTCTCAGCTACTTATTAGGAGGTAGgaatatcacctaagcccaggagtatgaagttgtagtgagctatgatgatgtcactgcgcTCTCACCacagtgacagagccagactgtctcaaaaaaaaaaaaaaaaaaaatcagtcccagctactcgggaggctgaggcaagaggattgcttaagcccaagagtttaacattgctgtgagctatgatgccatggcactctacccagagcaacagagtgagactctgtctcaaaaaaaaaaaaaaaaaaaaaaaacccaaaaacaaaaaacaggatcTGTGTGAGGTCAAAGGTAGGACTGAAAGTTTATGGCAGCTCCTCTGACAGCTCCCTGGCTAGAGGTATCAAATGAATGTAAAAAGAAGGGTCTGGGTTTGACCACAGGGAGGCCCAGAGGGAAGGCTATAGCAGTAAGAGGGAACTGTATGTGGTTCCAGGGAAGACTAGAGGTCTGGGGCAAGGTGTGGAAACTTTCTGGGACAGAGTGAGGGGCTGTGCTGTGAGGATCAGGTATGGCCTTCCCAGCAGCAGGAGAGCTCCAAGGCAGTTACTGGCAGACCCAGAAGTTAGAGGTCATATGTGGGTCCCCCAGCAGGAGTGCCTGGAGCCATAGTCCTGGATATGTGTCAGCCCTGTGTTCCCTATGCCACCCCACAGGTGCGTCCACTGGAGCGCCGCAAGTACATGCTCAAGTCATTGGACCAGATTGAGACAGTGAACGGTGGTGGGGCAGCCAGTCGGCTGAGCTTCCCGGACCGAGAGGCGCTGGCTGAGCATGCGGACCTCAAGAGCATGGTGGAGCTGATCAAGCGCATGTTGACCTGGGAGTCACACGAACGCATCAGCCCCAGTGCAGCCTTGCGCCACCCCTTTGTGTCCATGCAGCAGCTGCGCAGCGCCCACGAGACCACCCGCTACTACCAGCTCTCACTGCGCGGATACCGCCTCTCACTGCAGGTGGAGGGCAAACCTGTTGTGACCACCACTGAAGACGGGCCCCCCTACTACCGCctagctgaggaggaggaggcagtgggCATGGGCAGCGTGGCGGGCAATGGGCCCTTCTTCCGAGAGGAGAAGGCACCGGGTGTGCAGAGGGCCATCGAGCAGCTGGATGACCTGAGTCTGCAGGAGGCAGGCCGGGGGCTGTGGACAGAGACCTGCACCGATGTGGTCTCTGACATGCTGACTCCACTTAAGGCAGCTGTCACTGGCCGCCGCATGCCAGACTCAGGGCCCGAGCCCATCCTGGCCTTCTATGGTAGCCGCCTGGTAGGACACCACAAGGCCCGCAAGCTACCTGCAAGTTCCAAGTCTGACTCCAACTTTAGCAACCTCATCCGGCTGAGCCAGGCCTCTCCCGAGGATGATGGGCCTTGCCGGCGCACTGGCTGGGAGGAAGGAGAGCGACGTGGGGCCTCTGCTGAGCCACCGGCCATCCCAAAGCGGGATGGGGATGGACCCAACATCAAGGACATGTCCATGGATGCTGAGGTAAGCCAGATGTGTGAGCAGCATGTAGGTGCTTCTGGGATCTCCCACAGTTTCCTCCAGGCACACAGTTAACCAGGCCTTGCCTCCCACATGTTTGTGTTGATTGCAGCTGGCTCAGGGTTATACTAACACACCCTCAGGATGTCATAAGGCtcagcacacacacatactaaCCCATACTTAgtatataagattttttttttttttttttttttttgtagagacagagtctcactgtactgccctcgggtagagtgccgtggcatcacacggctcacagcaacctctaactcttgggcttacgcgattctcttgcctcagcctcccgagcagctgggactacaggcgcccgtcacaacgcctggctatttttttgttgcagtttggccggggctgggtttgaacccgccaccctcggcatatggggctggcgccctactcactgagccacaggcgccgccagtatATAAGATTTGAAaagggctgagtgtggtggctcacgccaataatctcagcactttgggaagtcaaggtgggaggatcacctgaggccaggagttcaagaccagtctggatTTGGTTCCTGGGAGGAAGCAAgatctgtgtctacaaaaaataagaaaaattagctgggtgtggtggtatatGCCTGCAATTCCAGCTGCTAGGGACTTAAGCTcaggtttgaggctgcagtgagccatgatgtcactgcaatctagcctgggtgacagagcaacaccccgtatgaaaaaaaaaaaaaaaaagatttgaaaaggcCTAGCACACAATAACCCATACTCAGGGTCTAAGGCTCAGCACACATTAACCTATACTTAAGATGTAAGGCTCAGCAAACACTCATCCTTACTATATGATGAGGCTCAGCACGCACTAACTCATACTTGGGATATAAGATTTAATAAGACTCAGCACACACTAATACCCTCAGGCTAGGATGAGGCTTATTCGTCTATCTTCAGGCTGTGATAACTCAGGGCATAGTAATCCACTTAGAAGAAGCAATAAGGCCCAGCACTGGATAAGACCCTGGCACAAGCTCACCCACCTCAGGAAGATGACAGGCTCAGTGGACATGAGCACATTAATACTTCTTGGCTGatgcctctctcttctcccccacaGAGGCCAGGCCCTGAGCTCTTCGACCCCAGCAGCTGTCCTGGAGAATGGCTGAGTGAGCCAGACTGGACCCTGGAGGGTGTCAGGGGGCCACGGGCTCAGGGACTCCCACCCCGCCACCCCCACCCGCATG is a genomic window containing:
- the HIPK4 gene encoding homeodomain-interacting protein kinase 4, whose protein sequence is MATIQSETDCYDIIEVLGKGTFGEVAKGWRRSTGEMVAIKILKNDAYRNRIIKNELKLLRCMRGLDPEEAHIIRFLEFFHDALKFYLVFELLEQNLFEFQKENNFAPLPARHIRTVTLQVLRALARLKELAIIHADLKPENIMLVDQTRCPFRVKVIDFGSASIFSEVRYVKEPYIQSRFYRAPEILLGLPFCEKVDVWSLGCVMAELHLGWPLYPGNNEYDQVRYICETQGLPKPHLLHAARKAHHFFKRNPHPDATNLWQLKSSADYLAETKVRPLERRKYMLKSLDQIETVNGGGAASRLSFPDREALAEHADLKSMVELIKRMLTWESHERISPSAALRHPFVSMQQLRSAHETTRYYQLSLRGYRLSLQVEGKPVVTTTEDGPPYYRLAEEEEAVGMGSVAGNGPFFREEKAPGVQRAIEQLDDLSLQEAGRGLWTETCTDVVSDMLTPLKAAVTGRRMPDSGPEPILAFYGSRLVGHHKARKLPASSKSDSNFSNLIRLSQASPEDDGPCRRTGWEEGERRGASAEPPAIPKRDGDGPNIKDMSMDAERPGPELFDPSSCPGEWLSEPDWTLEGVRGPRAQGLPPRHPHPHGPSRTTSFLQHVGGHH